DNA from Evansella sp. LMS18:
CCCGATGCTCCAACTGGATAATGTGATAACCCTTCCTCATATTGGATCAGCAACTTTGGAAACGAGAAGAGCAATGGCTATGCTTGCAGCAGAGAATATTTTAAAGTCGCTTGCGGAAGAAGCTCCTCCAAACCTTCTTAACCCTGAAGCCGTGGGAAAGGCATTTGGCCATCCATAAATAATTCCCGGCTTAATCATTAACTACTGTCGGTTCGGCTGAACAAGCTGAAGCAGCTCATGATCCGGACCGTTAAAGAAAATCGTTTTCGCTCCATCTATTGCCGTGTTCGGCTGTTCCGAGTTAAAGGTAATTCCCTTATCACGATAATAACTTATTGCTTCGTGTATATTATCTACAGTAAAGGCAAGATGGTTTACAATCCCTTTCTCGGAATAGCTGCCTAAAGGCACAAGATCCTTAATGAGTTCAATTTCAAAACCCGGCTGGTTTTTATGCTTTAAAAATACCATTTCCCTTTTAGGGCTCGCCCCTCTTGCTCTTACTTCAAAGTCAAACATAGCTGAATAATATTCGATAGAACGATCCATATCAGTGACAATCAACGCTACATGTTCTGTTTTTTTGATCATATATAAGTCTCCTTTTTTGTTTTGCTAATATTTGCCCCAGATTTTTTCTTCGTTTCGTATCAGATGTCTGCGCATCACAGCAGAAGCCTTTTCAGGATTCCTGTCATACAGAGCTTCCAGAATCTGTTCGTGTTCCTGATTTCCCATAATAAACAGTTCCGGATTTCTGGCTGACTGCATTTTACTTATACGCAGT
Protein-coding regions in this window:
- a CDS encoding VOC family protein, with the translated sequence MIKKTEHVALIVTDMDRSIEYYSAMFDFEVRARGASPKREMVFLKHKNQPGFEIELIKDLVPLGSYSEKGIVNHLAFTVDNIHEAISYYRDKGITFNSEQPNTAIDGAKTIFFNGPDHELLQLVQPNRQ